In Mixta intestinalis, the following are encoded in one genomic region:
- the pabC gene encoding aminodeoxychorismate lyase, giving the protein MFWINGEPQQQIAVSDRALQYGDGCFTTARLREGKIDWLEAHLQRLREATSVLKINGLDWRLLKLEMQAAAQSWTQPEGVLKVILSRGAGGRGYSGANCHQPTRIMMLAPAPGHYAALRESGVRLATSPVRLGINPLLAGIKHLNRLEQVLIRTELEQSEAEEALVLDIEGRLVECCAANLFWRKQKHLFTPALRGAGVNGIMRRHVIGLARRHGYLCHEVREQPEVLAEAEEVFITNALMPLLPVRQIDNWHYQSRMLYQLLAPDC; this is encoded by the coding sequence ATGTTTTGGATTAACGGAGAGCCGCAGCAGCAGATCGCTGTCAGCGATCGCGCTTTGCAGTATGGTGACGGCTGTTTTACTACGGCGCGCCTGCGCGAAGGTAAAATTGACTGGCTGGAAGCGCATCTGCAACGGCTACGTGAGGCAACTTCGGTGCTCAAAATTAACGGCCTCGACTGGCGGCTACTGAAGCTGGAAATGCAGGCTGCCGCGCAAAGCTGGACACAGCCAGAAGGCGTACTGAAAGTGATCCTTTCACGCGGTGCGGGCGGACGTGGCTACAGCGGGGCTAACTGTCATCAGCCTACGCGTATCATGATGCTGGCACCTGCGCCGGGCCATTATGCCGCACTGCGTGAAAGCGGCGTGCGTCTGGCAACCAGCCCGGTACGCCTCGGTATTAACCCGCTGCTGGCCGGGATAAAACACCTTAACCGCCTGGAACAAGTGTTGATCCGTACGGAGCTGGAACAGAGCGAGGCGGAGGAGGCGCTGGTGCTTGACATCGAGGGCAGGCTGGTGGAATGCTGTGCGGCTAATTTATTCTGGCGCAAGCAAAAACACCTGTTTACACCAGCGTTGCGCGGTGCGGGAGTAAATGGAATTATGCGCAGGCATGTGATCGGTCTGGCACGGCGGCATGGCTATCTTTGCCATGAGGTTCGTGAACAGCCGGAAGTGCTGGCGGAGGCGGAGGAAGTTTTTATTACCAACGCGCTGATGCCTTTACTGCCGGTTCGCCAGATTGATAACTGGCACTATCAATCCCGCATGCTTTACCAACTGCTGGCACCGGATTGCTAA
- the mltG gene encoding endolytic transglycosylase MltG, which yields MSRKIKIIAAVVVLLVAAAAAGCYWQVLRFAAAPLRINQETIFTLPAGTGRVALQARLESQHIIAPSSWFSVLLKLKPELARFKAGTYRLEKGMTVRQLLTLLASGKEAQFPVRFTEGTRLQDVLRELRNSPWVKHTLKDDRPETVAAALKLPEGANLEGWLWPDTWLYTANTSDVALLQRAHQRMKTEVAAIWQNRQPDLPYQSPEEMVTMASIIEKETAVSDERNKIASVFINRLRTGMRLQTDPTVIYGLGEKYNGVLTRKDLETPTPYNTYTINGLPPGPIALPGKASLEAAAHPIKSNYLYFVADGKGGHTFTTNLASHNQAVKAWRMTMKEKNER from the coding sequence ATGAGTCGTAAAATAAAAATTATTGCTGCTGTGGTGGTGTTGCTTGTCGCTGCTGCTGCTGCCGGTTGTTACTGGCAGGTGTTGCGCTTTGCCGCGGCACCGCTGAGGATTAACCAGGAAACTATTTTCACGCTGCCTGCCGGTACCGGGCGGGTGGCGTTGCAGGCACGGCTGGAGAGTCAGCATATTATTGCGCCTTCTTCCTGGTTCAGCGTATTGCTGAAGCTAAAGCCGGAACTGGCGAGATTCAAGGCAGGCACCTATCGCCTGGAAAAAGGGATGACAGTGCGCCAGCTGTTAACCCTGCTGGCAAGCGGTAAAGAGGCGCAGTTTCCGGTGCGCTTCACCGAAGGTACACGCCTGCAGGATGTGCTGCGTGAATTACGGAATTCGCCCTGGGTGAAGCATACGCTGAAAGACGATCGCCCAGAGACAGTTGCTGCGGCGCTAAAGCTGCCTGAAGGTGCAAACCTGGAAGGGTGGCTCTGGCCTGATACCTGGCTCTATACCGCTAATACCAGCGATGTGGCGCTGCTACAGCGTGCGCATCAGCGCATGAAGACCGAGGTTGCTGCTATCTGGCAAAATCGCCAGCCTGATTTACCGTACCAGTCGCCAGAAGAAATGGTCACCATGGCGTCTATTATTGAGAAGGAAACGGCGGTTAGCGATGAACGTAACAAGATCGCCTCGGTATTTATTAACCGCCTGCGTACCGGGATGCGCCTGCAAACCGATCCCACGGTTATTTACGGCCTGGGTGAAAAATATAACGGCGTGCTGACGCGAAAGGATCTGGAAACGCCTACGCCTTACAATACCTATACCATTAATGGGTTGCCGCCAGGACCCATCGCTTTGCCGGGTAAGGCATCGCTGGAAGCGGCAGCGCATCCGATAAAAAGCAACTATCTCTATTTTGTTGCTGACGGCAAGGGCGGGCATACGTTTACCACTAACCTGGCCAGCCATAACCAGGCGGTTAAAGCCTGGCGCATGACAATGAAGGAAAAAAATGAGCGGTAA
- the tmk gene encoding dTMP kinase codes for MSGKFIVIEGLEGAGKTTARDCVVAMLREQGITDIVFTREPGGTPLAEKLRELIKQGLDGEKITDKAELLMLYAARVQLVETIIKPALARGAWVVGDRHDLSSQAYQGGGRGIDAQLMQTLRDTVLGAFRPHLTLYLDVTPVIGLQRARARGELDRIEQESLAFFERTRQRYLALAANDATIKTIDATQPLEEVTLSLKRVLASWLVEQQ; via the coding sequence ATGAGCGGTAAATTTATTGTGATTGAAGGCCTGGAGGGTGCAGGCAAAACTACCGCGCGTGATTGCGTAGTAGCGATGCTGCGCGAACAGGGCATTACCGATATCGTTTTTACCCGTGAGCCGGGCGGTACGCCGCTGGCGGAGAAACTACGCGAACTGATCAAACAGGGGCTGGACGGCGAAAAAATTACCGATAAGGCGGAGCTGCTGATGCTCTACGCCGCGCGGGTGCAGCTGGTGGAGACGATAATCAAACCGGCGCTGGCGCGTGGAGCCTGGGTAGTAGGGGATCGTCACGACCTCTCTTCGCAGGCTTATCAGGGAGGAGGGCGGGGTATTGATGCTCAACTGATGCAAACGCTGCGTGATACCGTGCTGGGCGCGTTTCGTCCCCATCTGACGCTCTATCTGGACGTGACGCCCGTTATCGGTTTGCAGCGCGCACGCGCACGTGGCGAACTCGATCGCATTGAGCAGGAGTCGCTGGCATTTTTTGAACGCACCCGTCAGCGCTATCTTGCACTGGCTGCTAACGACGCGACCATTAAAACGATTGACGCAACACAGCCACTGGAAGAAGTGACGTTGTCACTTAAACGGGTTTTAGCCAGCTGGCTGGTGGAGCAGCAATAA
- the holB gene encoding DNA polymerase III subunit delta', with product MNWYPWLNPVYRQVISQHQADRAHHALLVQALPGMGDSELVWAISRWLLCQRRDGLKSCGHCHGCQLMLAGTHPDWHRLAAEKGKSALGIDAVRDVNEKLFHHAQQGGAKVVWLPDAGELTEAAANALLKTLEEPPQNSWFFLSSSEPSRLLPTLRSRCLRLHLAPPDERQSLAWLQKQEAGAPDAMLAALRLSSGAPAAALALLDQQHWTQRQTLCDTLSIALNGDVLTLLPQLNHDNVAERIGWLASLLTDALKWQQSGDRFITNVDRPQLVLQLAQRLPAAALDKSLRQWLLCRDRLSHIVAVNRELLLTEQLLNWETLLKPAAAPSVQ from the coding sequence ATGAACTGGTATCCGTGGCTTAATCCGGTTTATCGCCAGGTTATCAGCCAGCATCAGGCTGATCGGGCGCACCATGCGCTGCTGGTACAGGCTTTGCCGGGAATGGGTGACAGCGAGCTGGTGTGGGCTATCAGCCGCTGGCTGCTCTGCCAACGGCGCGACGGCCTGAAAAGCTGCGGTCACTGTCACGGCTGCCAGCTGATGCTTGCCGGAACGCACCCTGACTGGCACCGCCTGGCGGCAGAAAAGGGTAAAAGCGCACTCGGTATTGATGCGGTACGTGACGTGAACGAAAAACTGTTTCATCACGCGCAGCAGGGCGGTGCAAAAGTGGTCTGGCTACCCGATGCGGGAGAGCTGACCGAAGCGGCGGCAAATGCGCTGTTGAAAACGCTGGAGGAGCCGCCGCAGAACAGCTGGTTCTTTCTCAGCAGCAGCGAACCGTCACGGCTGTTGCCAACGCTGCGCAGCCGCTGCCTGCGGCTACATCTGGCACCACCGGATGAACGGCAAAGTCTGGCCTGGCTACAGAAGCAAGAGGCTGGCGCGCCTGATGCCATGCTTGCCGCACTACGCTTAAGCAGCGGAGCACCGGCGGCGGCGCTGGCGCTACTCGATCAGCAGCACTGGACTCAGCGTCAGACGCTGTGCGATACGCTTTCCATCGCGTTGAATGGAGATGTGCTTACGCTGTTACCGCAGCTGAATCACGATAACGTTGCCGAGCGCATCGGCTGGCTCGCTTCCCTATTGACGGATGCGCTGAAATGGCAGCAGAGCGGCGATCGCTTTATTACCAACGTCGATCGTCCGCAGCTGGTGTTACAGCTGGCGCAGCGCTTGCCCGCCGCCGCGCTGGATAAAAGCCTGCGTCAGTGGCTGCTTTGCCGGGATCGTCTGAGTCATATCGTGGCGGTCAATCGCGAGCTGTTGCTGACCGAACAGTTGCTGAACTGGGAAACGTTGCTTAAACCGGCGGCAGCGCCGTCGGTTCAATAA
- a CDS encoding metal-dependent hydrolase: MFLVDSHCHLDGLDYETLHKDVDDVLAKAAARDVKFMLAVATTLPGFRAMTQLLGDRPNIAWSCGVHPLNQEEEWDFAELRQLAADPRVVAMGETGLDYYYQQETMARQQASFCEHIRIGRELNKPVIVHTRDAREDTLAILREEKVEECGGVLHCFTEDRETAGKLLDMGFYISFSGIVTFRNAEALREAARYVPLDRMLVETDSPYLAPVPHRGKENQPAWTRDVADYMAVLKGVDIETLAQATTQNFSDLFHVPMSRLTDTHI, encoded by the coding sequence ATGTTTTTAGTTGATTCCCACTGCCATCTTGATGGCCTGGACTATGAGACGCTGCACAAAGACGTTGATGATGTGCTGGCAAAAGCCGCCGCGCGTGACGTCAAATTTATGCTGGCGGTCGCCACGACCTTACCTGGTTTCCGGGCAATGACGCAGCTGTTAGGCGATCGGCCCAATATCGCCTGGTCCTGTGGCGTACATCCTCTTAATCAGGAAGAAGAGTGGGATTTTGCCGAGCTGCGCCAGCTGGCAGCCGATCCGCGCGTAGTGGCGATGGGGGAGACCGGGCTGGATTACTATTATCAGCAGGAAACCATGGCGCGTCAGCAGGCTTCTTTTTGTGAACATATCCGTATCGGACGTGAGCTGAACAAGCCAGTTATCGTACATACGCGTGATGCACGTGAAGATACGCTCGCAATCCTGAGAGAAGAAAAGGTTGAGGAATGTGGCGGCGTGCTGCACTGCTTTACCGAGGATCGTGAAACCGCAGGCAAGCTGCTGGATATGGGGTTCTATATCTCTTTCTCCGGCATCGTCACCTTCCGTAATGCCGAAGCGTTGCGTGAAGCGGCGCGCTATGTACCGCTGGATCGTATGCTGGTAGAGACGGATTCCCCTTATCTGGCTCCGGTGCCACATCGTGGCAAAGAGAACCAGCCTGCGTGGACGCGGGACGTGGCTGACTATATGGCAGTGCTGAAGGGCGTGGATATCGAGACGCTGGCGCAGGCTACTACGCAGAACTTCTCCGATCTGTTCCACGTTCCCATGTCACGTCTCACCGATACTCATATCTAA
- the ptsG gene encoding PTS glucose transporter subunit IIBC, with protein sequence MFKNAFANLQKVGKSLMLPVSVLPIAGILLGVGSANFTWLPAVVSHVMAEAGGSVFANMPLIFAIGVALGFTNNDGVSALAAVVAYGIMVKTMAVVAPLVLHLPAQEIADKHLADTGVLGGIIAGSIAAYMFNRFYRIKLPEYLGFFAGKRFVPIISGMTAIILGVVLSFIWPPIGSAIQDFSQWAAYQNPVVAFGIYGVIERSLVPFGLHHIWNVPFQMQIGEFTNAAGQVFHGDIPRYMAGDPTAGKLSGGFLFKMYGLPAAAIAIWHSAKPENRAKVGGIMISAALTSFLTGITEPIEFSFMFVAPILYVIHAILAGLAFPICILLGMRDGTSFSHGLIDFIVLSGNSSKIWLFPIVGIVYGLVYYAIFRVLIAKLNLKTPGREDATTEQSTGTANEMAANLVTAFGGKENITNLDACITRLRVSVADVSKVDQAGLKKLGAAGVVVAGSGVQAIFGTKSDNLKTEMDDYIRNS encoded by the coding sequence ATGTTTAAGAACGCATTTGCAAACCTGCAAAAGGTCGGTAAATCGCTCATGCTACCGGTATCGGTGCTGCCGATTGCCGGTATTTTATTGGGCGTCGGTTCGGCAAACTTTACCTGGTTGCCTGCTGTTGTTTCACATGTAATGGCGGAAGCAGGCGGTTCGGTGTTCGCCAATATGCCGCTGATCTTTGCTATCGGTGTGGCGTTAGGCTTTACCAATAACGATGGCGTTTCGGCGCTGGCAGCCGTGGTCGCTTACGGCATTATGGTGAAAACCATGGCGGTGGTTGCGCCTCTGGTGCTGCATTTGCCTGCGCAGGAGATTGCCGATAAACATCTGGCGGATACCGGGGTGCTGGGCGGCATTATCGCCGGTTCCATCGCCGCTTACATGTTTAACCGCTTCTATCGCATTAAGCTGCCTGAGTATCTTGGCTTCTTTGCCGGTAAACGTTTCGTTCCGATTATCTCCGGTATGACGGCGATTATTCTGGGCGTTGTGCTTTCCTTTATCTGGCCGCCGATTGGCAGCGCGATTCAGGATTTCTCCCAGTGGGCAGCCTATCAGAACCCGGTTGTAGCCTTTGGTATCTACGGCGTCATTGAACGTTCGCTGGTGCCGTTTGGCCTGCACCATATCTGGAACGTACCTTTCCAGATGCAGATCGGCGAGTTCACCAACGCGGCTGGTCAGGTGTTCCACGGCGATATTCCGCGTTACATGGCGGGTGACCCGACCGCGGGTAAACTGTCCGGTGGCTTCCTGTTCAAAATGTATGGTCTGCCTGCTGCTGCTATCGCTATCTGGCACTCAGCAAAACCGGAAAACCGCGCGAAAGTGGGCGGTATCATGATCTCCGCTGCGCTGACTTCGTTCCTGACCGGTATTACCGAACCGATCGAGTTTTCGTTCATGTTCGTGGCACCGATCCTGTACGTTATCCACGCGATTCTGGCAGGTCTGGCTTTCCCGATTTGTATTCTGCTCGGTATGCGTGACGGCACCAGCTTCTCGCACGGTCTGATTGACTTTATCGTGCTGAGCGGTAACAGCAGCAAAATCTGGCTGTTCCCGATCGTTGGTATCGTCTACGGTCTGGTTTACTACGCTATCTTCCGCGTGCTGATCGCTAAACTGAATCTGAAAACGCCTGGCCGTGAAGATGCGACGACCGAACAGAGCACCGGCACAGCCAACGAAATGGCAGCAAACCTGGTAACGGCGTTTGGCGGTAAAGAAAACATCACCAACCTCGATGCCTGTATTACCCGCCTGCGCGTTAGCGTGGCCGACGTTTCTAAAGTCGATCAGGCTGGCCTGAAAAAACTGGGCGCAGCTGGTGTGGTTGTCGCTGGTTCTGGCGTACAGGCTATCTTCGGCACCAAGTCTGATAACCTGAAAACTGAAATGGATGATTACATCCGTAACTCATAA
- a CDS encoding Hcp family type VI secretion system effector: protein MKSMFLKIDGVTGESEDSAHQGWSDIQNYTWGVNRNGPGPGNSRYRNLTVYSQLDQATSATLLLATNGNYIKSITISLCKAGNGMLEFCRITLEHVLILGVNINGSDVTYDFEGDRVKFQYWKQTVAGIKGPESRMGWDIRNTTSFF from the coding sequence ATGAAAAGCATGTTTCTTAAGATAGATGGAGTAACGGGCGAATCAGAGGACAGTGCCCATCAGGGCTGGAGCGATATACAAAACTATACCTGGGGCGTCAACAGGAACGGTCCTGGCCCCGGTAATTCCAGATATCGTAACCTGACGGTCTATAGCCAACTTGATCAGGCAACGTCAGCTACGCTCTTACTGGCGACCAATGGCAATTATATAAAATCGATAACCATCTCGCTCTGTAAAGCAGGTAACGGTATGCTTGAGTTCTGCCGGATTACGCTGGAGCATGTCCTTATTCTGGGCGTTAACATCAACGGCAGCGATGTTACCTATGACTTTGAGGGTGACAGAGTGAAATTCCAGTACTGGAAACAGACCGTAGCCGGAATAAAAGGCCCGGAAAGCCGTATGGGTTGGGATATCAGGAACACCACCTCCTTCTTTTGA
- a CDS encoding DUF943 family protein gives MKINKKKIYCLLVIFFVMLLGFSVWLSLRTVEIVAVHKRTSGFSDVLVTKFPFTTRGKINWWLENKEMLKNKYNIPQSEFSKNFTITFWLFGEGYMEQGKYDRLCFPEMKTEKNCIEKEKVFTVDYSKNTGLFFTVSDGYYRLKDNGKIEKTKIY, from the coding sequence ATGAAAATAAATAAAAAAAAGATTTATTGTTTACTGGTGATTTTTTTCGTGATGTTATTGGGCTTTTCTGTATGGTTGTCATTACGCACAGTAGAAATTGTTGCTGTACATAAAAGAACCAGTGGTTTTAGTGATGTCCTGGTAACCAAATTTCCTTTTACTACCAGAGGAAAAATCAACTGGTGGCTGGAAAACAAAGAAATGTTAAAAAATAAATATAATATTCCTCAGTCGGAATTTTCAAAAAATTTCACTATAACATTTTGGCTATTCGGAGAGGGTTATATGGAACAAGGGAAATATGATCGTCTCTGCTTCCCTGAAATGAAAACAGAGAAGAACTGCATAGAAAAGGAAAAAGTCTTCACTGTCGATTACAGTAAAAATACCGGATTATTTTTTACCGTTAGTGACGGATATTATCGTTTAAAAGACAACGGTAAAATAGAAAAAACAAAAATTTACTAA
- a CDS encoding YPO3983 family protein — protein sequence MSALQFPCTIFKTQNLMDDYGAADMLYGDLTETQLKNDFHLLDVSARVNPYTLTKITPFSQPHSMFHGSRGAGEKVTHQECANILFDELRHLSQSFALYGPYKYLIVKMINHMQDNTGTPFTSLDLNRALKEHIVNDRDPENSTRILLQEALSTNIDWSKKIYPVSKIGKLKERIKNGKLPKFNRLQDNINGMGITIHDTWATHIIIDSLRIDKENYRASVRYKVQDHFGLDTADISKTKFGLFRFFRIWFLLQRHKAFSYRPFLTNMETIVEIEGEINENK from the coding sequence ATGTCTGCATTGCAGTTTCCCTGTACGATTTTTAAAACACAAAATTTGATGGATGACTATGGCGCAGCCGATATGCTCTACGGCGATCTGACTGAAACACAATTAAAAAATGATTTCCATCTGCTTGATGTGTCTGCCAGAGTTAATCCTTATACGTTGACGAAAATTACCCCTTTTAGTCAGCCACATTCGATGTTCCATGGTTCACGTGGCGCCGGTGAGAAGGTAACTCATCAGGAATGCGCGAATATCCTTTTTGACGAGCTACGTCATCTGTCGCAAAGTTTTGCCTTATATGGTCCTTACAAGTATTTAATTGTAAAAATGATTAACCATATGCAGGACAATACCGGCACTCCGTTTACCAGTTTAGATCTGAACCGGGCGCTAAAAGAGCATATAGTTAACGATCGTGACCCCGAAAACAGCACGCGAATACTGTTGCAAGAAGCCTTAAGTACGAATATAGACTGGTCAAAAAAAATTTATCCAGTGTCAAAGATAGGTAAGCTGAAAGAAAGGATAAAAAATGGCAAACTACCAAAATTTAATAGACTTCAGGATAACATCAATGGAATGGGCATTACCATACATGATACTTGGGCAACGCATATCATTATAGATTCATTACGTATTGATAAAGAGAACTATCGTGCATCTGTACGTTACAAGGTACAGGATCATTTTGGGCTTGATACAGCTGATATTTCAAAAACTAAATTTGGCCTGTTTCGCTTTTTTCGAATCTGGTTCTTACTACAACGTCATAAGGCTTTTAGTTATCGGCCTTTTTTAACTAATATGGAAACAATAGTGGAGATAGAAGGAGAAATTAATGAAAATAAATAA
- a CDS encoding glycoside hydrolase family 88/105 protein, with translation MTVFPVKHSALLRQPEFLLPRPQLVQLIEKLTDNLVAIVDESGEFLLRLDDGRVIDTKGWAGWEWTHGIGLYGMYHYYQQTGDSKTLAIIDDWFRERLAEGTPTKNVNTVCPLLTLAYRYEETGNPALLPVLERWAEWVMYEMPRTERGGLQHIVYNNENHQQLWDDTLMMSVLPLAKIGKLLNRPEYVEEASYQFLLHVQYLMDRETGLWFHGWSFDGNHNFAKARWARGNSWLTIVIPEFIELMGWPEQHATRRFLQQVLESQVAALQQWQHESGLWHTLLDDRDSYLEASATAGFAYGILKAVRKRYLSRDYLPMAEQAVKGVIKHINDDGELTQVSFGTAMGSDLDYYRQIPLTSMPYGQAMALLCLTEYLRVYL, from the coding sequence ATGACTGTATTTCCTGTAAAACATAGCGCCCTGTTACGTCAGCCTGAATTTTTACTGCCCCGGCCACAGCTGGTGCAGCTGATTGAAAAATTGACCGATAATTTAGTGGCGATCGTTGATGAGAGCGGCGAGTTTCTGCTGCGGCTGGATGACGGACGCGTTATCGATACCAAAGGCTGGGCTGGCTGGGAGTGGACACACGGCATTGGGCTGTACGGGATGTATCACTACTATCAACAGACCGGCGATAGCAAGACGCTGGCAATTATCGACGACTGGTTTCGTGAACGTCTGGCGGAAGGAACGCCGACCAAAAACGTTAATACCGTTTGTCCCTTGCTGACGCTGGCTTACCGCTATGAAGAGACAGGTAATCCGGCGCTGCTGCCGGTGCTGGAGCGCTGGGCTGAGTGGGTGATGTATGAAATGCCACGTACTGAACGGGGCGGACTGCAACACATCGTTTATAACAACGAAAACCATCAGCAGCTGTGGGACGATACGCTGATGATGAGCGTGTTGCCGCTGGCAAAAATTGGCAAGCTGCTTAATCGCCCGGAATATGTAGAAGAAGCCAGCTATCAATTCCTGCTGCACGTACAGTATCTGATGGATCGGGAAACCGGGCTGTGGTTCCACGGCTGGAGTTTCGATGGAAATCATAATTTCGCGAAAGCGCGCTGGGCGCGCGGCAACAGCTGGCTGACTATCGTTATCCCGGAATTTATCGAGCTGATGGGCTGGCCGGAACAGCACGCAACGCGCCGTTTCCTGCAACAGGTGCTGGAAAGCCAGGTGGCTGCACTTCAACAGTGGCAGCATGAAAGCGGCCTGTGGCATACGCTGCTGGACGATCGCGACAGCTATCTGGAAGCGTCTGCCACCGCCGGTTTCGCCTACGGTATTTTAAAAGCGGTACGTAAGCGCTATCTCTCACGCGATTATTTGCCAATGGCGGAACAGGCGGTGAAAGGCGTAATCAAACATATTAATGATGACGGCGAGCTGACGCAGGTTTCATTTGGCACCGCGATGGGCAGCGATCTGGACTATTACCGGCAGATTCCTTTGACCTCGATGCCTTACGGCCAGGCAATGGCATTGCTGTGCCTGACGGAATATTTGCGCGTTTATCTCTGA
- a CDS encoding MFS transporter, with translation MPARKIGLRHYLAYGSGDFLGAGTTALTAAWLLYFYTTFCGLSPIEATFIFAMARVLDAIISPLMGFLTDNFGSTWLGKRFGRRKFFILLGIPCVFSYSLMWVGEMSYLYYLLTYLLFDIVYTMILVPYETLVPEMTDDFKKKTKFSGARIALAQLSAILAAFLPGVLINHFGKDNAISFFYASLVFSVICAIVLTLVWIYTWERPAEEFSEESRRAEEEKRQLTLAQSLKRLYVELASTLRVRIFRQHLGMYLGGYIAQDVFNAVFTWYVVFVLMQSAQIASSLMGTMAILQFIAVMGMIPLCIRLGPAPSYRLVVTLFALSALSYAGLWYSGMNDNMALLVFISALAGLGRGGINYVPWNIYTYIADVDEVITGQRREGIFAGIMTLTRKASQAGAVMLVGIVLQLSGFVSGQAQQSDTVQHTILLILSVGTLCVLAIGFLISLRFRLNLQTHSVLREETSKMRQAGRPVPESITPEARATVETLAGLPYENLWGNNNIGFLNRHKSPAPALRPVQAAGTELSHSLKR, from the coding sequence ATGCCAGCGCGTAAAATCGGTTTACGGCACTATCTGGCTTATGGATCGGGCGACTTTTTAGGCGCCGGCACCACAGCCCTGACGGCAGCGTGGCTGCTCTACTTTTATACGACCTTTTGCGGCCTGTCGCCGATTGAGGCCACCTTCATTTTCGCGATGGCGCGCGTACTTGACGCCATCATCAGCCCACTGATGGGCTTCCTTACCGACAACTTCGGCTCTACCTGGCTGGGTAAACGGTTTGGTCGCCGCAAGTTTTTTATCCTGCTCGGCATTCCCTGCGTATTTAGCTACAGCCTGATGTGGGTGGGTGAGATGAGCTATCTCTACTACCTGCTGACCTACCTGCTGTTCGATATCGTTTACACCATGATCCTGGTACCTTATGAAACTCTGGTACCGGAAATGACCGACGACTTCAAAAAGAAAACCAAGTTTTCCGGCGCGCGTATTGCCCTGGCGCAGCTGTCCGCAATTCTGGCTGCCTTCCTGCCGGGCGTGTTGATTAACCACTTCGGCAAAGATAACGCCATTTCTTTCTTCTACGCCAGCCTGGTCTTCTCTGTTATCTGCGCCATCGTGCTGACGCTGGTCTGGATCTATACCTGGGAGCGTCCGGCAGAAGAGTTCTCGGAAGAATCGCGCCGTGCTGAAGAGGAAAAGCGGCAGCTGACGCTGGCGCAGAGCCTGAAACGCCTTTATGTGGAGCTGGCCTCAACGCTGCGCGTGCGTATTTTCCGTCAGCATCTGGGCATGTATCTCGGCGGCTATATTGCGCAGGACGTGTTTAACGCTGTATTCACCTGGTATGTAGTGTTTGTACTCATGCAGAGCGCCCAAATCGCCTCTAGCCTGATGGGTACAATGGCAATTTTGCAGTTCATTGCCGTTATGGGGATGATCCCGCTCTGTATTCGCCTGGGACCTGCGCCCTCCTATCGCCTGGTGGTCACGCTGTTTGCCCTGAGCGCCCTCTCTTACGCGGGCCTGTGGTACAGCGGCATGAACGATAATATGGCGCTGCTGGTCTTTATCTCCGCGCTGGCTGGACTCGGACGTGGCGGCATCAACTATGTTCCCTGGAATATCTATACCTATATCGCCGATGTTGATGAGGTAATTACCGGACAACGTCGTGAAGGCATCTTCGCCGGAATTATGACGCTGACGCGTAAGGCGTCGCAGGCGGGTGCAGTAATGCTGGTGGGTATTGTATTGCAGCTTTCCGGCTTTGTTTCCGGTCAGGCGCAGCAAAGCGATACCGTACAGCATACCATTCTGCTAATCCTCAGCGTCGGCACGCTGTGCGTTCTCGCTATCGGCTTCCTGATCTCCCTGCGCTTCCGTCTCAACCTGCAAACGCATTCCGTGCTGCGTGAAGAAACCAGCAAGATGCGTCAGGCAGGCCGCCCGGTGCCGGAATCGATTACGCCTGAAGCGCGTGCGACGGTAGAAACGCTCGCCGGGTTGCCTTATGAAAATCTGTGGGGCAATAACAATATCGGCTTCCTTAACCGCCACAAATCTCCTGCTCCGGCGCTGCGTCCCGTACAGGCCGCAGGTACGGAGCTGTCACACTCTTTGAAACGATAG
- the hinT gene encoding purine nucleoside phosphoramidase → MAEETIFSKIIRREIPADIVYQDELVTAFRDISPKAPTHVLIVPNILVPTTNDVSEAHEQAMGRMFTVAAKIAKKEGIAEDGYRLIVNCNQHGGQEVYHIHMHLVGGRPLGPMLSA, encoded by the coding sequence ATGGCTGAAGAAACTATTTTCAGTAAAATTATTCGTCGTGAAATCCCTGCGGATATCGTTTATCAGGATGAGCTGGTCACCGCTTTCCGCGATATTTCACCGAAAGCGCCAACACACGTGCTGATCGTCCCGAACATTCTGGTGCCGACCACAAATGACGTTAGCGAAGCGCATGAGCAGGCGATGGGACGTATGTTTACCGTTGCAGCGAAAATCGCCAAAAAAGAAGGGATTGCGGAAGATGGCTACCGGCTGATTGTGAACTGCAACCAGCATGGCGGACAGGAAGTGTATCATATTCATATGCATCTGGTCGGCGGCCGCCCGCTGGGGCCGATGCTCAGCGCTTAA